In a single window of the Mugil cephalus isolate CIBA_MC_2020 chromosome 6, CIBA_Mcephalus_1.1, whole genome shotgun sequence genome:
- the sid1 gene encoding secreted immunoglobulin domain 1, with amino-acid sequence MFLLKRSTDLMNNSSRMSFLRQSMMDSALLWTLVLALSGLQLHATASPASTVQVRAGQDAVLQCPLLDASTTTSATTSTRASTLSWYRKAAGGGPQLLVTLGFMTGFVQKYGDGVGPEKISAAANGSLTLRNLDQNDSADYYCGISRGSENKPLTLTKK; translated from the exons ATGTTTTTACTGAAACGCTCGACTGATTTGatgaacaacagcagcaggatgagTTTCCTCCGTCAGTCGATGATGGATTCTGCTCTGCTTTGGACGCTGGTCCTCGCTCTCAGCG GTCTTCAGCTTCATGCCACCGCCTCCCCGGCCTCCACCGTCCAGGTGAGAGCCGGACAGGACGCCGTGCTGCagtgccccctgctggatgcctccaccaccacctccgccaccacctccaccaggGCCTCCACCCTCAGCTGGTACAGGAAGGCAGCTGGAGGTGGGCCTCAGCTCCTCGTCACCCTCGGGTTCATGACCGGTTTTGTCCAGAAGTACGGCGACGGCGTCGGTCCTGAGAAAATCTCGGCTGCCGCCAACGGTTCGCTGACGCTGAGGAACTTGGATCAGAACGACTCGGCTGATTATTACTGTGGGATCAGCAGAGGCAGCGAGAACAAACCGCTGACCCTCACTAAGAAATAG